In one window of Leifsonia sp. NPDC080035 DNA:
- a CDS encoding extracellular solute-binding protein gives MKRLRIIAPLTAAVLALTGCAMAGNAGSGPATLDPSAKPEGSITVWSWDAAATSLKRLAAEYQSAHPGTTVKVVDVGYDNAYDKLSVGLQAGTGLPDVVTMETDHTPGYLSQFPKGFVDLTPIVGSKKADFDPSKWAASTDKTGAIRAVPWDSGTVGLFYRSDYLQKAGVDPASLGTWDELVSAGERIKTATGHTLITADVATGGLFQMLLQQQGQGLFDAKGDITVATPQAVAALRLEKELNDKGLLKNVKGWDARVTSAKNGDSAVTPEAVWWIATLTGEAAELSGKYGVIELPAFADGGARTSNNGGSGLAVPAQSKNPQLAASFVAFALADSGNQVSMMEKDGLFPSYLPALKDPFFSTPDPYFGGQKVYTLFAEQTAKIPAITYTADNAKASDIVGAAVSASVLGGKDPEAALQDAAKQIATATGRSIAG, from the coding sequence ATGAAACGCCTGCGCATCATCGCGCCCTTGACCGCTGCCGTCCTGGCCCTCACCGGCTGCGCCATGGCCGGCAACGCCGGGAGCGGACCCGCCACGCTCGACCCGTCCGCCAAGCCGGAGGGCTCGATCACCGTCTGGTCGTGGGACGCCGCCGCGACGTCGCTCAAGCGGCTCGCCGCCGAGTACCAGTCCGCACATCCCGGAACGACGGTGAAGGTCGTGGACGTCGGTTACGACAATGCCTACGACAAGCTGTCCGTCGGCCTCCAGGCCGGCACCGGCCTGCCGGACGTCGTGACGATGGAGACGGACCACACCCCCGGTTACCTCAGCCAGTTCCCGAAGGGCTTCGTCGACCTGACACCGATCGTGGGGTCGAAGAAGGCTGACTTCGACCCATCCAAGTGGGCTGCGTCCACCGACAAGACCGGTGCGATCCGTGCTGTGCCGTGGGACTCGGGCACGGTCGGGCTGTTCTACCGCTCCGACTACCTCCAGAAGGCCGGCGTCGACCCGGCGAGCCTCGGGACCTGGGACGAGCTCGTCTCCGCGGGCGAGCGCATCAAGACCGCGACCGGGCACACGCTCATCACGGCCGACGTCGCCACCGGCGGACTGTTCCAGATGCTGCTGCAGCAGCAGGGTCAGGGCCTCTTCGATGCGAAGGGGGACATCACGGTCGCGACTCCTCAGGCCGTCGCAGCGCTGCGCCTGGAGAAGGAGCTGAACGACAAGGGGCTGCTGAAGAACGTGAAGGGCTGGGACGCGCGCGTCACGAGCGCGAAGAACGGCGACTCCGCGGTCACGCCAGAGGCGGTGTGGTGGATCGCCACCCTCACCGGCGAGGCCGCCGAACTGAGCGGGAAGTACGGCGTCATCGAGCTGCCGGCCTTCGCCGATGGCGGTGCCCGCACCTCCAACAACGGCGGCTCCGGCCTCGCCGTGCCCGCGCAGTCGAAGAACCCGCAGCTGGCGGCGTCGTTCGTGGCGTTCGCCCTCGCCGACAGCGGCAACCAGGTGTCGATGATGGAGAAGGACGGCCTGTTCCCGTCCTACCTGCCAGCATTGAAGGATCCGTTCTTCAGTACGCCGGACCCGTACTTCGGCGGTCAGAAGGTCTACACGCTGTTCGCCGAGCAGACCGCGAAGATCCCGGCGATCACTTACACGGCGGACAACGCCAAAGCGAGCGACATCGTCGGCGCTGCCGTCTCCGCATCGGTGCTCGGCGGCAAGGACCCGGAGGCGGCGCTTCAGGATGCGGCCAAGCAGATCGCCACGGCCACCGGCCGCTCGATCGCGGGCTGA
- a CDS encoding sugar ABC transporter permease: MVAVDTAARRRTAPAGRPRSLERRLQRPGLWFALPAAALFAIFFAYPLVVSLWQSFFSTRAGELHWVGLDQYARLFQDPLVATSLGNAFLILVVQVPLMIGIALVLAYTLNQTWLRFRSGFRLLYFLPAVTTLVAYSVVFRVLLTTDGGAVNQLLGLVGIAPVDWLDSEVWARVALIASITWRWTGYNMVILLAGLQSIPAEQYEAARIDGAGRWATFAHVVVPQLRPAIVFTTVTSTIGALQLFDENVILTGGGPNNATLTPVLYLYKVGFQQFDPGYASAIAWLLVLITGIVSIIQFRLLREKK, translated from the coding sequence ATGGTCGCCGTCGACACCGCAGCACGGCGTCGCACGGCGCCGGCCGGACGGCCCCGGTCGCTGGAGCGCAGGCTTCAGCGACCGGGCCTCTGGTTCGCGCTGCCCGCCGCCGCGCTGTTCGCGATCTTCTTCGCCTATCCCCTGGTCGTCTCGCTCTGGCAGAGCTTCTTCAGCACCCGGGCCGGCGAGCTGCACTGGGTGGGCCTCGACCAGTACGCCCGGCTCTTCCAGGACCCGCTGGTCGCCACCAGCCTCGGCAACGCGTTCCTCATCCTCGTGGTGCAGGTGCCGCTGATGATCGGCATCGCCCTGGTGCTCGCGTACACGCTCAACCAGACGTGGCTGCGGTTCCGTTCCGGCTTCCGGCTGCTGTACTTCCTGCCCGCGGTGACCACGCTGGTCGCGTACTCCGTGGTCTTCCGGGTGCTGCTCACCACCGACGGCGGCGCGGTCAACCAGCTGCTCGGGCTGGTCGGGATCGCGCCCGTCGACTGGCTGGACAGCGAGGTCTGGGCACGCGTCGCGCTCATCGCGTCGATCACCTGGCGCTGGACCGGCTACAACATGGTCATCCTGCTCGCCGGGCTGCAGAGCATCCCCGCCGAGCAGTACGAGGCGGCACGGATCGACGGCGCCGGCCGCTGGGCGACCTTCGCGCACGTCGTCGTGCCCCAGCTGCGCCCGGCGATCGTGTTCACGACCGTCACCTCGACGATCGGCGCGCTGCAGCTCTTCGACGAGAACGTCATCCTCACCGGCGGCGGCCCCAACAACGCCACCCTGACGCCGGTGCTCTACCTCTACAAGGTCGGCTTCCAGCAGTTCGATCCCGGCTACGCGTCGGCGATCGCGTGGCTGCTGGTGCTCATCACGGGCATCGTCTCGATCATCCAGTTCCGCCTGCTCCGGGAGAAGAAGTGA
- a CDS encoding carbohydrate ABC transporter permease encodes MIRALRHTPAYVLLAAGALLSVVPFLWMLTASTHTTSELFARPLPILPGGELWANLTRLQEQTGFGQVMLNSLLIAVIYTVFSSAVSVLAGYGLAKFRFRGRGILLVVVLGTMMIPMQVLLVPLFQMMASLGWIDTYQAVILPFLANAFGIFLMRQAFLDFPDTIVEAARIDGAGELRTFYRVVLPVARPQIAALVIYTFVSQWNAFIWPLLMLNTEDKYTIPVALNTMIGLSRVDYSGLMLGSLLATLPLLVLFLVFQKQFVSGLLGGAVKG; translated from the coding sequence GTGATCCGCGCCCTCCGCCACACCCCCGCCTACGTACTGCTCGCAGCCGGTGCGCTGCTCAGCGTCGTGCCGTTCCTCTGGATGCTCACCGCATCCACGCACACCACCTCCGAGCTGTTCGCACGCCCGCTGCCGATCCTGCCCGGCGGGGAGCTGTGGGCGAACCTGACGCGGCTGCAGGAGCAGACCGGCTTCGGCCAGGTGATGCTGAACAGCCTGCTCATCGCGGTGATCTACACGGTGTTCAGCTCCGCGGTGAGTGTGCTCGCCGGCTACGGCCTCGCGAAGTTCCGGTTCCGCGGCCGCGGGATCCTGCTTGTCGTTGTGCTCGGCACGATGATGATCCCGATGCAGGTGCTGCTCGTCCCGCTGTTCCAGATGATGGCGAGCCTCGGCTGGATCGACACCTACCAGGCGGTCATCCTGCCGTTCCTCGCGAATGCGTTCGGCATCTTCCTGATGCGCCAGGCGTTCCTCGACTTCCCGGACACGATCGTGGAGGCGGCACGGATCGACGGCGCGGGCGAGCTGCGCACCTTCTACCGGGTCGTGCTTCCGGTCGCGCGCCCGCAGATCGCGGCGCTTGTCATCTACACGTTCGTGAGCCAGTGGAACGCGTTCATCTGGCCGTTGCTGATGCTGAACACCGAGGACAAGTACACGATCCCGGTCGCCCTCAACACGATGATCGGGCTCTCCCGCGTCGACTACTCGGGCCTGATGCTCGGCTCGCTGCTCGCGACCCTGCCGCTCCTTGTGCTGTTCCTGGTGTTCCAGAAGCAGTTCGTGTCGGGGCTGCTCGGCGGCGCGGTGAAGGGGTGA
- a CDS encoding GntR family transcriptional regulator, translated as MAIERKNLRSQVREELLARMRAGEVRPGESINEVALAAELGVSRTPLREALIALESEGQIESENGKGFRFVPLSAREFEELCPIIVTLEGLALDLSPADELAELGRRLSELAAAFSDDLAQHAVVNRKDDEWHNLMLSACPNQKLLEQIAQVRSAIHRYESLLVGEDVLVERSAEEHAAIAQHLAEGDVPAAKAALSENWTNGMRRLLADAGIKWERLA; from the coding sequence ATGGCGATCGAGCGCAAGAATCTGCGTTCCCAGGTGCGCGAGGAACTCCTCGCGCGGATGCGCGCCGGCGAGGTCCGCCCGGGCGAGAGCATCAACGAGGTCGCCCTCGCCGCCGAGCTCGGCGTCTCCCGCACCCCGCTCCGCGAGGCGCTGATCGCCCTCGAGAGCGAGGGCCAGATCGAAAGCGAGAACGGCAAGGGCTTCCGCTTCGTGCCGCTCAGCGCGCGCGAGTTCGAGGAGCTCTGCCCGATCATCGTCACGCTGGAGGGCCTGGCGCTCGACCTGTCGCCGGCCGACGAGCTCGCCGAGCTGGGCCGCCGGCTGTCCGAGCTGGCCGCCGCCTTCTCCGACGACCTCGCCCAGCACGCCGTCGTGAACCGCAAGGACGACGAGTGGCACAACCTCATGCTGAGCGCGTGCCCCAACCAGAAGCTGCTGGAGCAGATCGCCCAGGTGCGCAGCGCCATCCACCGCTACGAGTCCCTGCTCGTCGGAGAGGACGTGCTCGTCGAGCGCTCGGCCGAGGAGCACGCCGCGATCGCGCAGCACCTCGCGGAGGGCGACGTACCGGCCGCCAAGGCGGCCCTCTCCGAGAACTGGACCAACGGGATGCGCCGCCTGCTCGCCGACGCCGGGATCAAGTGGGAGCGTCTGGCCTGA
- a CDS encoding beta-galactosidase, translating to MTIPAPRSIRLDALAYGGDYNPDQWSEDVWAEDVRLMVEAGVNIVTLPVFSWPLLEPEPGRWDFAGLDRIIDLLWANGIAVDLATATATPPAWLVREHPEVLPWNADGVRLEFGSRQSYCPSSPIYRRAALRLTRALAERYGEHPALALWHVSNEYGDHVARCWCPESARHFRRWLEARYGDIAGLNAAWGTSCWGQNYLSFDQIEPPRTATGPINPAQVVDFERFSSDALLELFRAEVDVLREVTPEIAVTTNFMSLFRELDYWDFADAEDLVTDDAYPDPADPIAHVGAALNYGLMRSLKDGRPWLLLEQAPSAVSWRDVNVPKAPGQMRLGSLQAVAHGSDGVMFFQWRQAKFGPEKFHSAMLGHRGERSRSFQETKTLGAELKLLEPVRGTRVRSSVALVADWDAWWGVTQTESMPSQRLNWLTEARAWHAAAFALGQPVDVARAAGPFGDHRVVLVPNLYAATAEQAEALGAFVAAGGHVVVGPFSGVVDHREQIHDGGAPGPLRDLLGVEVDEWWPLPDGGHRTVELGGVVHPTRVWGEWIEAAEDAKVLARFADGDLAGLPALTRRSHGAGAAWYLAAGLGDEGMRAVLSAVFAEAGVATREPDTALEIVTRTDGGTDFTFVLNHGRDARTAPRIPGGTDLLTGSDAGAGLPLGAFGVAVIQHPTTERQA from the coding sequence ATGACGATCCCCGCGCCCCGGAGCATCCGGCTCGACGCGCTCGCCTACGGCGGCGACTACAACCCCGACCAGTGGTCGGAGGACGTCTGGGCTGAGGACGTGCGCCTCATGGTCGAGGCCGGCGTGAACATCGTCACGCTGCCGGTCTTCTCCTGGCCGCTGCTGGAGCCGGAGCCCGGCCGCTGGGACTTCGCGGGGCTCGACCGCATCATCGACCTACTCTGGGCGAACGGCATCGCGGTCGACCTTGCCACCGCGACGGCGACGCCGCCCGCGTGGCTGGTGCGCGAGCATCCCGAGGTCCTGCCGTGGAACGCCGACGGCGTCCGCCTCGAGTTCGGCTCGCGGCAGTCGTACTGCCCGAGCTCGCCGATCTACCGGCGGGCGGCGCTGCGGCTCACCCGCGCGCTCGCCGAGCGCTACGGCGAGCATCCCGCGCTGGCACTGTGGCACGTCTCGAACGAGTACGGAGACCACGTCGCCCGCTGCTGGTGCCCCGAGTCGGCTCGCCACTTCCGGCGCTGGCTCGAGGCGCGTTACGGCGACATCGCCGGCCTCAACGCCGCGTGGGGAACCAGCTGCTGGGGCCAGAACTACCTGAGCTTCGACCAGATCGAGCCGCCCCGCACCGCCACCGGCCCGATCAACCCCGCGCAGGTCGTCGACTTCGAGCGGTTCTCCTCCGACGCGCTCCTGGAGCTCTTCCGGGCGGAGGTGGATGTGCTCAGGGAGGTCACTCCGGAGATCGCCGTGACCACGAACTTCATGAGCCTGTTCCGCGAGCTCGACTACTGGGACTTCGCCGACGCGGAGGACCTCGTCACCGACGACGCCTATCCCGACCCCGCCGACCCCATCGCTCACGTCGGCGCCGCCCTCAACTACGGCCTGATGCGCAGTCTCAAGGACGGCCGCCCATGGCTGCTGCTCGAGCAGGCGCCGAGCGCGGTCAGCTGGCGCGACGTGAACGTGCCGAAGGCGCCCGGGCAGATGCGGCTCGGCAGCCTGCAGGCCGTCGCCCACGGCTCGGACGGCGTGATGTTCTTCCAGTGGCGGCAGGCGAAGTTCGGGCCGGAGAAGTTCCACTCCGCGATGCTCGGCCACCGCGGCGAGCGCAGCCGCAGCTTCCAGGAGACGAAGACGCTCGGCGCGGAGCTGAAGCTGCTGGAGCCGGTGCGTGGGACGCGCGTGAGGTCCTCGGTGGCGCTGGTGGCCGACTGGGACGCCTGGTGGGGCGTCACCCAGACCGAGTCGATGCCGTCGCAGCGGCTGAACTGGCTCACCGAGGCGCGGGCCTGGCACGCGGCCGCCTTCGCGCTCGGCCAGCCCGTCGATGTCGCCCGCGCGGCCGGGCCGTTCGGCGACCACCGGGTGGTGCTCGTCCCGAACCTCTACGCGGCGACCGCCGAGCAGGCGGAGGCGCTCGGCGCGTTCGTCGCCGCCGGCGGTCACGTCGTCGTCGGACCGTTCTCCGGTGTCGTCGACCACCGGGAGCAGATCCACGATGGCGGAGCCCCGGGCCCACTGCGCGACCTGCTCGGGGTCGAGGTCGACGAGTGGTGGCCGCTGCCCGACGGCGGGCACCGCACGGTCGAGCTCGGCGGGGTCGTGCATCCCACGCGCGTCTGGGGCGAATGGATCGAGGCGGCGGAGGACGCCAAGGTGCTGGCCCGGTTCGCCGACGGCGACCTCGCCGGTCTGCCCGCGCTCACCCGCCGCAGCCACGGCGCCGGAGCGGCCTGGTATCTCGCGGCCGGGCTCGGCGACGAGGGGATGCGCGCCGTGCTCTCCGCGGTGTTCGCCGAGGCCGGAGTCGCCACCCGCGAACCCGACACCGCGCTCGAGATCGTCACCCGCACGGACGGCGGCACCGACTTCACCTTCGTGCTCAACCACGGCAGGGACGCGCGGACCGCTCCGCGCATCCCCGGCGGCACAGACCTGCTCACCGGCTCCGACGCCGGCGCGGGCCTGCCGCTCGGCGCGTTCGGCGTCGCCGTGATCCAGCACCCGACCACTGAGAGGCAAGCATGA
- the gcvPA gene encoding aminomethyl-transferring glycine dehydrogenase subunit GcvPA codes for MTNPFVHPYVPNTAPESRQAMLDAVGAATIDEFYADVPAELRLGRDLDLPEPLIAEQDLVRHVGGLLRRNRAVEPGRLFLGAGTYNHAVPAVVDEVINRSEFLTAYAGEPYEDHGRFQALFQYQSLMGELLNCDVVNVPTYDGYQAAATALAMATRVTGRRDILLVSDAHPDKLSKVRDYVKPIADLVVVPTVDGVADVPAAADLIGPETAAVWVETPSFHGALETAVAELAEAAHAVGALLVAGLDPVGLGVLASPADLGADILHGDIQSLGLHPWYGGAHAGFIAVDDDPRLVMEMPSRLFGLESTDVPGEYGFGDVAYDRTSFAVREEGKEWVGTAAALWGIAAGVHLSLMGPQGMAELGETLLARTAYAQHALTALPGVTVADSAVHLREFVLDLRDAALTAPELVDILRVRGFEPGLALDEARLLVCVTEQNTQNDIDDLAAAFGAALKENAR; via the coding sequence ATGACCAACCCCTTCGTCCATCCCTACGTGCCGAACACGGCACCCGAGTCGCGGCAGGCCATGCTCGACGCGGTCGGTGCGGCGACCATCGACGAGTTCTACGCCGACGTCCCCGCCGAGCTCCGCCTCGGCCGCGACCTGGACCTGCCGGAGCCGCTCATCGCCGAGCAGGACCTGGTGCGCCATGTGGGCGGCCTGCTTCGCCGCAACCGCGCGGTGGAACCTGGCCGCCTGTTCCTCGGCGCCGGAACGTACAACCACGCGGTCCCCGCGGTGGTGGACGAGGTCATCAACCGCAGCGAATTCCTCACCGCGTACGCGGGCGAGCCGTACGAGGACCACGGCCGGTTCCAGGCGCTTTTCCAGTACCAGTCGCTCATGGGCGAACTGCTGAACTGCGACGTCGTCAATGTACCCACCTATGACGGTTACCAGGCGGCGGCGACCGCCCTGGCCATGGCGACGCGGGTGACCGGGCGCCGCGACATCCTGCTGGTCAGCGACGCCCACCCGGACAAGCTCTCCAAGGTGCGCGACTACGTGAAGCCGATCGCCGACCTCGTCGTCGTGCCCACGGTCGACGGCGTTGCCGACGTACCCGCGGCGGCCGATCTCATCGGCCCGGAAACCGCCGCGGTGTGGGTGGAGACCCCGAGCTTCCACGGCGCGCTCGAGACAGCGGTGGCCGAGCTGGCGGAGGCGGCGCACGCCGTGGGAGCCCTGCTGGTGGCCGGCCTCGACCCGGTCGGTCTCGGCGTCCTCGCCTCCCCCGCCGACCTCGGCGCGGACATCCTGCACGGCGACATCCAGTCGCTCGGCCTGCACCCGTGGTACGGCGGCGCCCACGCCGGCTTCATCGCCGTGGACGACGACCCGCGCCTGGTCATGGAGATGCCATCGCGCCTGTTCGGCCTCGAGTCCACGGACGTGCCCGGCGAGTACGGCTTCGGCGACGTCGCCTACGACCGGACCTCGTTCGCGGTGCGCGAGGAGGGCAAGGAGTGGGTCGGAACGGCCGCCGCCCTGTGGGGCATCGCCGCCGGCGTCCACCTCTCGCTGATGGGGCCGCAGGGCATGGCGGAGCTCGGCGAGACGCTGCTCGCACGCACCGCGTACGCGCAGCACGCGCTCACCGCCCTCCCCGGCGTGACCGTGGCGGACAGCGCGGTGCACCTGCGCGAGTTCGTGCTCGACCTGCGGGATGCCGCGCTCACCGCTCCCGAACTGGTCGACATCCTGCGCGTCCGCGGCTTCGAACCCGGCCTCGCGCTCGACGAGGCCCGCCTGCTCGTGTGCGTCACAGAGCAGAACACCCAGAACGACATCGACGACCTGGCCGCCGCGTTCGGCGCCGCTCTGAAGGAGAACGCCCGATGA